The DNA window AGGGAAGAGAGGCCAGGAGGAAGATCTAGTCTTCCTCCTGGGAGAAGCTGGTGCCTGGCCCTCTTCTCTGGGTCCTTAGAGAAGAGGGGACAGGCACGGGCATACTTGCACATGTATGTGGACACGCAAGTGGGAGTGGCCCATGTGGGCATGCTGGCAGGGGAGGGCACGTGCATCTTGGTGACCGGGTCTGGAGGAGACAGACCCAGGTGGTCAGGCGGGCAGATGGTGGTGTGGTCAGAATCCTTCCTGTCCTCCTCGGGGCTGGCACAGTCCAGACACCAGCTCCCTGTGATATCACATCTGCCCAGACCCCTTCCTCTTTGGGaacccttcccctccccccacaaGCTTCCTCTTTCCCATCACACCCTCCCTGGGCCTAGAGGGAGTGGACAACCACTCATTGTCCTGTTTCCGCCCCAGGAGCCACTCCAGGCCAGCCCAGGCCCCCAGCACTCAGCACCCGCTCTGCCCGCCCTGTCTGTGCAGTGCGCCCCTCCCCCACAAGCTCAGCCGTGATTCTCTCTGTGCAGTTTGTGCTGTGCCTGGGTCTGGCCGTGATATTCCCCTGTGCAGCCCACACCATGGCTATGTCTGGGCCTGGGATGCGGCTCACTGGTCATTAGAGCACTGAGTGGGGCAGCCAGTGGTGTTTCTAGAAGCATAAAAATACCCCCAACCTGAGGCCCCTCCACCCGACCCGCCCCAACACAGGCAGCACTTCCGCAGCCCTGACAGGAAATGGGCTGGAGTCTCAGCCTCCCGCCATCTCGAGGCAACTTCTTGTTTCCCTGTTGCCCTGTGCCAGCACTGGGGTAGTGCCCCCTGGGCTCCACCCCCAAAACCTTCCCAGGGCTCTCTGTCCCTGCAGCTCGGAGGGGCCAGGATGGTGGACATGATCGCCAAAGTGACTAGGAGGCAGAGTCAAGCCTTGCGGGCACAGGTAGGGGACGCTGGGGTCAAGGGGTGCCCCATGGGCCTCTACCCCAAGCCCTGTTAGGAGCTGGGCGAGCTGGGGCTCGGAGCAGGGAGCCTCTTGGAAGTTGGGGCTCgtacttccttttctctttccttcttagaGGCCCTGCCCATCCAAGAGGTGGTCAGCTTGGGGCAAGAGTGGCAGAGCTGCCACCTGCTTGTGGACAGGGGAGGGAACTGGAGACAAGGGGTGAACCACTGTAAGGAAGTGCCAGGGGGCTGGGCAGCCTGGAGCTTGACAGCCAGGTCCCTCTTGGCTCCTCCTCTGGCCTGGGGTGGGAAGGCCACTTCTTATCTCTAGGATGTGGCCCAAGAGCCTTTGGCTCTGTGGTCAGGCCCCTGCTTATGAGCTGCATCTGGGTCTTGTCTGGGCCTCCACGCACAGGAGCAAGGAGGAGGGTAGGGGCGGCAGGCGCTGCTGTAACTCCTTGAAAGCCAGAGGATGTGGAGGGCGtgactgcacctggccccaggagCTGGTCAGAACCCAGCTGAGGCTCTGCCAGGAGAGGAGGCATCTCTAGCTCAGCACTGCACGGGGTCTGCAGAGAGTTCTAGAGTTCGAAGGGGCCTGAAGGATGCTGCAGTTCAACGCCCACCACAGGACTGTGGCTTCCCTAACGGGGAGTAGACTGACTCTGCTCAGTCACCTCCAGCGAGGGTCCCCCACTACCTCCAGAAGGAGCCTGTGTCTCTGGCAGCCCCAGTCCTCAGAATACTTCCTTTAGAGGAATgctgctctgcccctgcagcGTGATACCACATCTTCTCTTCCTTGTGACAGCCCTGTCATGCTGGGGACCTAAACTTCTACCTCCCAAATCTCTTCTGTACCTGCTGGGGATGTTCCTTTGTGTGAAGACCCCATCAACCTCACTGGCCTAGGACTCCTTGGGGACTCAGCCACGGCCCACAGCCTGCCAAGTAGAAACTCCTGCTTCAAAGAGCCTGTTCCTTATCGGCTCATCCACCCCTGGTGGGGTCTTTCAACCCCTGCTCCAGTGGGTTCAGCTGGGAGGATGGCAGGTGTGTCTGgttcctctgccttcctctccccGCTGCTTCCATCCTGCCTTCCGCAGGAATCTCCTGGTTTCTGTGGCTCCGACCTTCCTCCTCAGAAAACTCAGCTCATTCCAGGCTCTCCTGCCATGTCAGGCATGTTTGCTGCTGAAACTTGGCATGGGTTAGACTTGTGTACTCAAGTAGTAAGTGTTTGTGGCAGACCTGCTGCGTGCTTCAGGGCATTGGCCCAGCTGCTGGGCGGCAAATGAAATCAGCCACATTATCCTTAGTCTTGCTCTCAAGAAAATCCTGCCTTTTGGGGCAgaggaggtgggcagatggctggACAACTGGCTGCCCACCAAGGCAGAACGCCATTGGGCCCCACCAGAGCAGTGAGCAGAGTGCCGGCAGGTTTGGCCTCTCCCTGGAGAGGCTTGTCAGCTAAGCACCGTGAGAGAGCAGGATTTGGGTAGGCAGAGAACCAGAGAAGGGAATTCCAGGCTGAGGGAACGGCTGGAGCAAAGgcatggaggtgggaggatgcctttTCTGTTGGGGGCCAGTGACAGTCCTGTTGTGGTTGGACTACAGGATGCCACATCAGGGCTGTGGTGGGGGTAGAGAAAGGAGAAGTGGGCTGGCGGGTCCCCTCTCAGCCACATAGGAGCctagaggaaggggagaggagcgAAGAACTGATGGGCTGGGATCCCCAGCTCTCCCTGATCCCTGGGCACCTGGGGACCAGCACCCTGTCTAAAACTGTAACATCCTCTTCTTTGACAgtgttttcctttcttgcttAGCAGTGATCAGCACTGACATGCTGTCCATTTACTCATCACCCCGCCATTTACACACAGGTGCACTTGAGGGCCAGCTCTGCCGGGGAGGGACTTGTGTCCCTTTTTCGCTGCTGCATTCCCCGTGCCTTGAACAGTGCCTGGCGCAGAGCAGGCAAATCTTTGTTGGGTGAACGAatgttcttcttttccttattctttttgttgttttggcttGCTTTGCTTTTTTAGCATCAGTTTggtgaaaaatgcattttttttttttttttttttttttgggcatcTGCCTAAGGCTCAGGGAGAGGCCACCTTGAACAGGTGCTTCCTCTTTCGAGGAGTTTACAGCTTAGTGACGGTGTCACAGTCAGCAGAGGAACTTCTGtgattttttgaaagttttgtaGTACAAAATTTTGAGGCTGCAGGAaagttcaaagaaaacaaaacaaaaataaacccctATAATCACAGTGCTCAGAGGGGACCTCTGTTAGCATTTTGGAaagtttctgaaaacaaaaactgaaatgtaGAAATCCGCTTTCCCCTAAAGTTTTGCGTATGCTTAGAAAATAGtaatcggccgggtgcggtggctcatgcctgtaatcccagcactttgggaggccgaggtgggcggatcacctgaggtcaggagttcaagaccagcctggccaacagggcaaaaccccatctctactaaaaatacaaaaattagccaggtgtggcggcgcacgcctgtaatcccagctactcgggaggctgaggcatgagaatcacttgaacctgggaagcagaggttgtagtgagccgagatcacaccactctactccagtctggatgacagagagagactttgtctcaaaaaaaaaaggaaaaagaaaagaaaatagtagtAATGCCATGCTGCTGCCTGGGTTCGAGAATGTAGTCGTCTGTCCCTCTGTGGGACTGAGAGTGCTGGGCTGAATGTAGGGGCACGGGGATGGGGGGAATCTCGGGAAAAGGCTGGAACCTGGCACCTGAGCTGAGTCCTGATGAAGGAATTGGAGTCAGCCAGGCATAAAAAGGGGTGGAGATGGGCCTGGGCAGGCTGCAAATGAGCCTAGGCCTGGAGGAAACACAGCAGGGAAGGTGGGGACCTCTAGCAACTGGTGCTACTGGAGCGTAAAGTTCAAGGCAAGGGGCAAGGAGTGGCAGGAAATAATAGTGGAAGCACAGGCCGGTGAGGGGACTGTCTCTTGTGCCTGGTTAAGGGCTTAGACTTTGCCCTGCAGCCAGCAGGGAGCTCTGAGGTGTGAATCAAGAGAGCCTCTGTTCTGGGAGGCTTAAGCACGGCTAGGTTTATGTTCTATGTGATTGAACCCCCAGCTGCCCTCACTCTCCTTTGGGGTGTGGGAAAATGATTCACCTCTCTTTGCTCCTCCATTCTCCAGCCCATCTGgctgtcctctctccctctcttgtcTGGAATTGGTTCTGACACCTGCAAACTTCACCTTGAAAAGTTCAGTCCCCAAATCCAGACATGGTACTGAGTCCAGTCCCAGAGCTTTCTGGGCTGGGAGGGAGGTGGTGTGGGAACTCTTAATGGGGCTTTAAGAACgcagcttgaacccgggaggcagctgttatagtgagctgagattgcaccaccacactccagcctgggcgacagagcaagaccccatctccaaaaaacaaagaatgcaGCAGGGCCCTGAATGGGCACCACAAACAGGGGCATGCCCCAGGCCACTTCTCAGTTCCTGCCCAACCTCTGACTTGCCTCTGTGAGTACACAGTTGTGAGAACTGGGttatcaatgttttattattattgataaatatagTTAATGTAATTGACCCACCCATCTGGGGCACTGAGTactttacaaagcactttcaagAGCATTTCCGCATTCACTCTTCACTGCAGTTTCCAGAATGGGCAGAGCATACATGTTACacccaggaaactgaggcagagaggtaGTGTGACTTTTCAAAGGTCGCCCAAGGGGCTAAAGCTCAGGGAGAGGCCACTTCAAACAGGCGCTTCCCCTTTCAGGGAGTTTACATATTAGTGATGTTGTCACAGTCAACAGAAGAAcctctgtgatttttaaaaagcttcgtTGTACAAAATTTTGAGGCTgcagaaaagtttaaagaaaataaaacaaaaacaaacccctaTAATCGCACTGCCCAGAGGGGACCTCTGTTAGCATTTTGGAAGGtttctgaaaacacaaaattcctcctttttcctcccaCAGGTGGACGACCCCCCGGAGCCCGTGTACGCGAACATAGAGAGGCAGCCCCGGGCCACTTCGCCAAGCGCCACTGCggtccccctccccagcccagtgTGGGAGACGCACACGGACGCGGGCACCGGGCGCCCCTACTACTACAATCCAGACACGGGAGTTACCACCTGGGAGTCGCCCTTTGAGGCTGCCGCCAGCCCAGCCACCTCCCCTGCCTCGGTGGACAGCCACGTGAGCCTCGAGACCGAGTGGGGCCAGTACTGGGATGAGGAGAGCCGCAGAGTGTTCTTCTACAACCCGCTGACGGGCGAGACGGCCTGGGAGGACGAGGCCGAGAACGAGCCCGAGGAGGAGTTCGAGATGCAGCCGGGCCTGAGCCCTGGCAGCCCCGGGGACCCGCGGGTGAGGGGCAGGGCCAGAGTGGGCGGGTCTACCTCTGAGCTCCTCTGATCCTGCCTCCTGCTCCCAGAGGCCCAGGGACACACGGGTGAGGGGTGGTGATGGGTGGGCAGGGCTACCTCTGAGAGCCTTTgactcctcctcctgctcccacagACCCAGGGACCCCAGGGTGAAGGGCGTGGCTGGAGTGGATGGGGCTACCTCTAAGCACTTCTGATCCCGCCTCCTGTTTTATAGACCCAgggagcacagggttggggcagGGCTGGAGTGGGCGGGGCTACCTCTGAGTGCCTCTGACGCCTTCTGCTCCCACAGCCCCAGGGACCAGAGGGTGAGGGGCGGGGCTGGAGTGGGCGGAGCTACCTCTGAGTATCTCTGACTCTACCTCCTGCTCCCACAGCCCCAGGGACGAGAGGGCAAGGGGGTGGGCCTGGTCCAAAACGGCAGGGCTAGCCGGCAGTACTGGCAATCAGAGCCTCTGATTCTACCTTCTGTTCCCCACAGCCCCCCACCCCGGAGACGGACTACCCCGAATCACTGACCAGTTACCCAGAGGAGGACTATTCTCCCGTGGGCTCCTTTGGTGAGCCCGGCCCCACCTCTCCCTTGACCACACCCCCCGGCTGGTCTTGTCATATCAGCCAGGACAAGCAGACGCTCTACACCAACCACTTCACCCAGGAGCAGGTAGGCGAAGCGGGCAGATGGACCCGGCCAGCCTCGGAGTCCTCCCCACAACCTTCCTCACTAATAGGTCGCCTGAGTGCTCTAAACTGTAGCTCCCACACAGAGCCTAAACCCGTCAAACGTATCACCTGCACCTGCCCCTCCAGACTCCCTGGTGCTGTCTTGGAACCTGTTTGGAGGGGACCTTTTCCTCCCTTCTCATGAGCGGGGCGGGAGGCCCTGACCGTTCCTCTCCCCACAGTGGGTGAGGCTGGAGGACCCCCACGGGAAGCCATACTTCTACAATCCAGAGGACTCCTCCGTTCGATGGGAGCTGCCCCAGGTAACAACCTGGGGAAAGGGGGGtgctggggagagaggaagagatcaCATACGACTGTGTCTTTCTCCCCAGgtccctgtccctgcccctcGAAGCATCCATAAATCCAGCCAGGATGATGACACCCCAGCCCAGGCCAGCCCTCCAGAGGAGAAGGTAGGGGAGGAGCCATTGAGGTCCTGGCAGGACCACCACAGTAGCACTGGGGGGCTTCTGGAGGTCCTGGGAGGAGGGACTGGGCAGGACATATCTGTCTTCTCCATAGGTCTCTGCAGAGCTGGATGAGGTTGGGAGCTGGGAGGAAGTCTCTCCTGCCACAGCTGCTGTGAGGGTAGGCATCACCCCCTACCCCCAGCCAGGTGGTGGCGCTGGCGAGGAGGGTTCAGTGGGGCCATGGGCCCAGACCATAGAGAGTGGCAGCTCAGCAGGTGACCAGCTTCTCCTCCCCATAGCTCACCCCTTAACTACCCACTCTTgtaccttctctctcttttctctcttagaCCAAGACGTTGGACAAAGCAGGGGTGCTCCATCGCACCAAGACGGCGGAAAAGGGAAAGCGGCTCCGGTGAGAGCCCATCTACACCCAGGCCGGGGCAGGGTGGGCCTTGGTGATGATGTTCACTGAGCACTTCCTATACGCGAGGCTCTTATTAATGCTCACAACAACTTCGTGAGTGGTCCTCTGTGGACACTGAGACACTGCGAGATAAAGTGACTTGCTCCAGGTCCCTTGGCTGCTAGGTGTTAGAGTCAGGATTTCAGCCCTCATAGTGGGGTGCCCTAGCCTGTGTTCCTAAGCTCTGACTTGTTCCTGGGGTAGGAGGGGCCCTCAACCCAGGACCAAATCTAAGTCCTGCCACCCCTACTTCCCCACCCCTACCTAGAAAGAAGCACTGGAGTGCCTCCTGGACTGTGCTGGAGGGTGGCGTCCTGACATTCTTCAAGGACTCAAAGACCTCAGCTGCAGGCGGCCTGGTAAGGCCAGGCCCTCAGGGCAGGGACCACCccatctgcttttatttatttatttatttatttatttatatttctttatttatttttgagacagagtctcgctatgtcgcccaggctggagtgcagtggtgtaatctcgactcactgcaacttcttcctcctgagttctcctgccttagcctcttgagtagctaggactacaggcatgtgccaccatgcccggctaatttttgtgttttcagtagagatggggtttcactatgttggccaatctggtcttggactcttgacttcaggtgatccgcccaactcggcatcccaaagtgctgggattacagacgtgagccactgtgcccagcccccgtCTGCTCTATCTAATCTGGCTTGGAGATGACAAGGTCTGAGAAAGTGGTCCATGAGTGTCAGAGGAGCTGGGCCTTGGCAGGAAGGGGGTGATGCTGGCAGCTTCACTCCAAGACAAGTAGTTTTAGCCCGCTGGAGATGGGGAACAGTCTTCAGGGTGGCCAGCTccagcctggagggcagggaggctgggggcgGGCATATCTGCTTGCAGGGATGCAGACTGCACTCCTTTCTGTCCTCTACCGGACGGGTGGACAGCAGTGGACAGGCCAGCCAGCCGGCTCTGTGGTTAGGAAGCATCAGGGTCTGGGTTCAGGAACCCTCGGGGCTCTTTTCCCCAGAGTCGTTTCCTGGCCACGCCAGTGACCCCATCCTATTCCTAGGGTCAGAGGGCCACAGCAGACACATCTGGGCTGAGGGCTCCCTGtgaccttcctccctctcccacagAGGCAGCCTTCCAAATTTTCCACCCCTGAGTACACAGTGGAGCTGAGGGGGGCCACTCTCTCCTGGGCCCCCAAAGACAAATCCAGTAGGAAGAATGTGCTGGAGGTAAGTagctggggtggggagaaggagggaaggggcttAGTGATGCCTGCTGACCCTCTGACAACTGTTGACCTGGAAATGACCTGGGGGTTTTTGATCCTTAATTCCCTATGAGCCAACACTGTGTGCAGCTTTTGGCTGTATTAATAGAGGTGGGAATCCAGAGCCAGAGAGGTGATACTGGTGCAGTTGTTGGCAGTGCTCTGGGACCCTTACTGTAGGCAAGCTCCAAGAAGGAGGACCTGGGAGGAATTGGGGCTACCATTCTCGGGGCTCAAGGCCAATGctgccccccaaccccagggGACCTGTCCTGTGTTTCTAACATCACAGATTCTGCAGTTCCCTCCCCAGGAGTTGAGTTAATAATAATCCTTGCCCTGGAGGGTGGTGAGGAGTACGGCCTCTGGGAGAGGAAATTCTCATGCCTAGAATGGCAGCCCTCATCCCAGCCTGAGAGAGACAGGAGGCTCTGTGTCCTTGGCTGCTTACTGTGACAGGCCTGGTTGGGAAACCTCTTTCTCCCCAGgtccccttccctgcccctgAGCCAGAGCCCCATTTCTGACTGGACTGCATCCCCAGTGAGTAAACCAGGGCAGTGGAGAAGACTAACATGCTACCCcctgaggaagggagagaagacgCAGGAAGGGTACTCCCAATGCCACACCCTTCACTGTCCACATGTTGTCTTGTTTTTAAACTACTCTTACCCTGACCTCAGTCCCTAGAAGGTTTGAGGCAGTTCACAACAGAAACACGTGTGGTGAACTGGCAAATTCACTGAAAAGCCAGGACCACAAAAAACAAGAGATGGGACTCAAGATGGAGAGGAATTAGGGGGAGATGATGTACTAAGGTGGTGGTTACTGAAGAAAATTTAGCTCTGACTTTGCTGCTAGGGGAGATGAAAAGAGAAGGGCTGTCAGGTGCATGTCTCTTTgttgttgaaaaaataataaaacccacCCAGATGTTGAGGGAATCAAAGCTTTTTCCTAAGCCTTCACTCTTAAATTTCTTGTGTGTAGCTCCATGAACATGGGTTCTAGAAGCACGCGGCAG is part of the Chlorocebus sabaeus isolate Y175 chromosome 16, mChlSab1.0.hap1, whole genome shotgun sequence genome and encodes:
- the ARHGAP27 gene encoding rho GTPase-activating protein 27 isoform X3: MVDMIAKVTRRQSQALRAQVDDPPEPVYANIERQPRATSPSATAVPLPSPVWETHTDAGTGRPYYYNPDTGVTTWESPFEAAASPATSPASVDSHVSLETEWGQYWDEESRRVFFYNPLTGETAWEDEAENEPEEEFEMQPGLSPGSPGDPRPPTPETDYPESLTSYPEEDYSPVGSFGEPGPTSPLTTPPGWSCHISQDKQTLYTNHFTQEQWVRLEDPHGKPYFYNPEDSSVRWELPQVPVPAPRSIHKSSQDDDTPAQASPPEEKVSAELDEVGSWEEVSPATAAVRTKTLDKAGVLHRTKTAEKGKRLRKKHWSASWTVLEGGVLTFFKDSKTSAAGGLRQPSKFSTPEYTVELRGATLSWAPKDKSSRKNVLELQSRDGSEYLIQHDSEAIISTWHKAIAQGIQELSAELPPEEESESSRVNFGASERLGSWQEKEEDARPNAAAPALGPGVLESDLSKVRYKLRKFLQRRPTLQSLREKGYIKDQVFGCALAALCERERSRVPRFVQQCIRAVEARGLDIDGLYRISGNLATIQKLRYKVDHDERLDLDDGRWEDVHVITGALKLFFRELPEPLFPFSHFRQFIAAIKLQDQAQRSRCVRDLVRSLPAPNHDTLRMLFQHLCRVIEHGEQNRMSVQSVAIVFGPTLLRPEVEETSMPMTMVFQNQVVELILQQCADIFPPH
- the ARHGAP27 gene encoding rho GTPase-activating protein 27 isoform X4, translating into MVDMIAKVTRRQSQALRAQVDDPPEPVYANIERQPRATSPSATAVPLPSPVWETHTDAGTGRPYYYNPDTGVTTWESPFEAAASPATSPASVDSHVSLETEWGQYWDEESRRVFFYNPLTGETAWEDEAENEPEEEFEMQPGLSPGSPGDPRPPTPETDYPESLTSYPEEDYSPVGSFGEPGPTSPLTTPPGWSCHISQDKQTLYTNHFTQEQWVRLEDPHGKPYFYNPEDSSVRWELPQVPVPAPRSIHKSSQDDDTPAQASPPEEKTKTLDKAGVLHRTKTAEKGKRLRKKHWSASWTVLEGGVLTFFKDSKTSAAGGLRQPSKFSTPEYTVELRGATLSWAPKDKSSRKNVLELQSRDGSEYLIQHDSEAIISTWHKAIAQGIQELSAELPPEEESESSRVNFGASERLGSWQEKEEDARPNAAAPALGPGVLESDLSKVRYKLRKFLQRRPTLQSLREKGYIKDQVFGCALAALCERERSRVPRFVQQCIRAVEARGLDIDGLYRISGNLATIQKLRYKVDHDERLDLDDGRWEDVHVITGALKLFFRELPEPLFPFSHFRQFIAAIKLQDQAQRSRCVRDLVRSLPAPNHDTLRMLFQHLCRVIEHGEQNRMSVQSVAIVFGPTLLRPEVEETSMPMTMVFQNQVVELILQQCADIFPPH